In a genomic window of Tissierella sp. Yu-01:
- a CDS encoding LysM domain-containing protein, which yields MEKKLIKNNLKFRPLTKNEKFLLSILVIIFVFWASNRFILTPQAEKISQLESEKLELDTKIVDINNTLKRENNIKEDFENLYRERNEILANYFPTIDQSQIIYLLNDLLSEENIDITDFSFSRPTNEQINEMIVQHMDISIPFKGDYDGIINIVKSVETSPRRILVDTLSMDKTQENISGNVSLKIYSLDGIADTDSKFIDIDVANGSGDGSLFEEYEGYVDESISLENEINEVSSREINDIDYTKVYMLHDFETKDYSFIPSNELIRGDATPSTTRKSGKYSLRFEYNMLALEEENRAYIDLNSKDIEFKYPPDLISMWVNAYGYSPGTLGMRLRTQGGEDIDVTISEGISWLGWSSLEASPPVDLSLYPLKLTHLYFELPYNRDDIGVFLIDKLEAFYPVSEDSTANNNPINDFYVVQHGDTATSISMKFYGTIAYKNEIIKNNSLTTGDTLPVGKVLVLIRR from the coding sequence ATGGAAAAGAAGTTAATCAAGAATAATCTTAAATTTAGACCACTAACTAAAAATGAAAAGTTCTTACTATCAATATTAGTTATTATCTTTGTGTTTTGGGCTTCTAATAGATTTATTCTCACTCCTCAGGCGGAAAAAATAAGTCAATTAGAATCAGAAAAATTAGAACTTGATACTAAAATTGTAGATATAAACAATACTTTAAAAAGAGAAAACAATATAAAAGAAGACTTTGAGAATTTATACAGGGAAAGAAATGAAATCTTGGCAAATTACTTTCCAACCATTGACCAATCACAGATAATATATCTTTTAAATGATTTACTTAGTGAAGAAAATATAGATATAACAGATTTCAGCTTTAGTAGACCTACAAACGAGCAAATTAATGAGATGATCGTTCAACATATGGATATTTCTATACCATTTAAAGGAGATTATGATGGAATTATCAATATAGTGAAATCCGTAGAAACGAGTCCAAGAAGGATATTAGTAGATACTTTATCTATGGATAAAACACAAGAGAATATAAGCGGAAATGTTTCTTTGAAGATATATAGCCTAGATGGTATTGCTGATACTGATTCTAAATTTATAGATATTGATGTTGCTAATGGCTCAGGAGATGGTTCGTTATTTGAAGAATATGAAGGTTATGTAGATGAATCCATTTCTTTGGAAAATGAAATAAACGAAGTGTCATCAAGAGAAATTAATGATATTGATTATACTAAGGTTTATATGTTACATGATTTTGAAACTAAAGACTATAGCTTTATACCATCTAATGAATTGATTAGGGGTGATGCAACTCCTTCTACGACTAGAAAATCAGGTAAATACTCTCTAAGATTTGAATATAATATGTTGGCTTTAGAGGAAGAAAATAGAGCTTATATTGATTTAAACTCTAAGGATATTGAGTTTAAATATCCTCCTGATTTAATAAGTATGTGGGTCAATGCTTATGGCTATTCGCCGGGAACTTTAGGAATGAGACTTAGGACCCAAGGTGGAGAAGATATAGATGTGACTATTTCTGAAGGTATTTCATGGCTAGGGTGGTCCAGCTTAGAAGCAAGTCCACCGGTTGATTTATCACTATATCCATTAAAGTTAACGCATCTTTATTTCGAACTACCATATAACAGAGATGATATAGGTGTATTTCTAATTGACAAGTTGGAGGCATTTTATCCAGTTAGTGAGGATTCAACTGCTAATAATAATCCAATTAATGATTTTTATGTTGTACAACATGGAGACACTGCTACCAGTATATCTATGAAATTCTATGGAACTATAGCCTACAAAAATGAAATTATAAAGAATAACAGTTTAACCACTGGCGATACACTACCAGTTGGCAAAGTATTAGTTCTTATAAGGAGGTAG
- a CDS encoding S-layer homology domain-containing protein: protein MKMTNRILTFIITLILILNAGVAFAASDFDSSYTAGYDAGFEAADEYEPGEYEVDDAYSEFRRSSEYNKIKEKLGVEFDRNDFKDGFYDGFEDGIEENDKEEKVNYAVTLGRSLGYIYGARDFQNNDKSDWKDAIPSDREIRRMYDLNMHDADYRETFIDAFEIAFMEGYLDSYEKAQFDPAKITQEQGLADGEALGTLLGAAYGAKDYYEGKNLDYTRNLPSDRVITAEYLLNNDLDEYKAGFLSGFIRAYEEAYNKAYRESNINDTLRNEGSAYSDGKAIGNNAGQMQATQDFMSRLPNDWRKSLPTDRFIISEFGLIYQSSDYREAFISGYYDGFSEGYNSRYKELSQGVGMEKLISEIVPISGGSITSLDNVFNVTIEPGTYYHDVNLSVNTTYDVGNYVTSSLIKASDSYTVNILNTSGNLNDEKLITISFEYYGDKLKGGIYKLVDGIWTYVPTVIENGSMTAYIKPSSIKAVENTYSAFMDTKAIVFPDSRGHWANSEINTYVRRNIINGYSDMTFKPERNISRAEFLTLLSRVYNWNLPLYTANTSQFRDYNIFGNFNNTISYALSNNYIMGYGDGTFKPNDPISYNEIEIIMNRVLGTNTFKWSNIAYDILYNKKYRPSSFDNMNNKITRAEVVYMLYTTTEP, encoded by the coding sequence ATGAAAATGACAAATAGAATATTAACTTTCATTATAACTTTAATACTTATATTAAATGCTGGGGTAGCCTTTGCTGCTTCTGACTTCGACTCAAGTTATACTGCTGGATATGATGCAGGATTTGAAGCTGCAGATGAGTATGAGCCAGGGGAATATGAAGTTGACGATGCTTATTCAGAATTTAGACGTTCAAGTGAATATAATAAGATTAAAGAAAAACTTGGAGTTGAATTTGACCGTAATGACTTTAAAGATGGGTTTTATGATGGATTTGAAGATGGAATAGAAGAAAATGATAAGGAAGAAAAGGTAAATTATGCAGTTACCCTAGGCAGATCTCTAGGCTACATATATGGGGCAAGAGACTTTCAAAACAATGATAAATCAGACTGGAAGGATGCAATACCCAGTGATAGAGAAATAAGAAGGATGTATGACCTTAATATGCATGATGCTGACTATAGAGAAACTTTTATTGATGCTTTTGAGATAGCATTTATGGAAGGATATTTGGATTCATATGAGAAAGCCCAATTTGATCCAGCAAAAATAACTCAGGAACAAGGTTTAGCTGATGGTGAGGCATTAGGAACATTATTGGGAGCAGCATATGGTGCTAAGGACTATTATGAGGGAAAGAATTTAGATTATACAAGAAATCTTCCTTCAGATAGAGTTATTACCGCTGAATATTTGCTTAATAATGATTTAGATGAGTATAAGGCTGGATTTTTATCAGGTTTTATAAGAGCTTATGAAGAGGCTTATAATAAAGCCTATAGAGAATCCAATATAAATGATACATTAAGGAATGAGGGCAGTGCATATTCCGATGGGAAGGCTATAGGAAATAATGCAGGGCAAATGCAAGCCACCCAGGATTTTATGTCTAGGCTTCCTAATGACTGGAGAAAGTCTCTTCCAACTGATAGGTTTATTATTTCAGAGTTTGGTCTTATTTATCAATCTAGTGATTATAGAGAAGCATTTATCTCTGGATATTATGATGGTTTTTCTGAGGGATACAATTCTAGATATAAAGAATTAAGCCAAGGTGTTGGTATGGAAAAATTAATATCTGAAATAGTTCCTATTTCTGGTGGTAGCATAACAAGCCTTGATAATGTCTTTAATGTCACTATAGAGCCAGGCACATATTATCACGATGTGAATCTAAGTGTAAATACAACCTATGACGTAGGTAATTATGTGACAAGTTCATTGATTAAAGCATCTGATAGCTATACAGTAAATATTTTAAATACTTCGGGAAATTTAAATGACGAAAAGTTAATTACTATTAGCTTTGAATATTATGGGGATAAACTAAAAGGTGGAATTTATAAACTTGTTGATGGTATATGGACTTATGTGCCTACAGTTATAGAGAATGGATCTATGACCGCTTACATTAAACCAAGCAGTATAAAAGCAGTAGAGAATACCTATAGTGCTTTCATGGATACTAAGGCTATTGTATTCCCAGATTCAAGGGGTCACTGGGCGAATTCTGAGATAAATACTTATGTTAGACGAAATATTATCAATGGTTATAGTGATATGACATTTAAACCAGAAAGAAACATATCTAGGGCTGAATTTCTAACATTGTTGAGTAGAGTTTACAATTGGAATTTACCATTATATACTGCAAATACCTCACAATTTAGAGATTATAATATCTTTGGTAATTTTAATAACACTATTAGTTATGCATTAAGTAATAACTATATCATGGGATATGGAGATGGCACTTTTAAACCAAATGATCCAATTTCTTATAATGAAATAGAAATAATTATGAATCGAGTATTAGGTACAAATACATTTAAGTGGTCAAATATTGCTTATGACATACTTTACAATAAAAAATATCGACCTAGTAGTTTTGATAATATGAACAATAAAATAACAAGAGCTGAAGTAGTATATATGCTTTATACTACAACGGAGCCGTAA
- a CDS encoding GspH/FimT family protein has product MDRYMGYTIIELVVVLTLFSIILMIAVPNLGIIREFKEYQQIRQLKSDILFARNQAIVKGKIHIVQFDFVRNGYIIVVGGGTIKRVYFDDGIELIKNMEMTEVSFYRTGVPGKSGTIRLKNSKNKTYEVVVTPVVGKVNIKK; this is encoded by the coding sequence ATGGACAGATATATGGGTTATACAATAATAGAACTAGTTGTTGTACTAACCCTTTTTTCAATAATTTTAATGATTGCTGTACCTAACCTTGGAATTATAAGAGAGTTTAAAGAATATCAACAGATAAGACAATTAAAGAGTGATATACTTTTTGCGAGAAATCAAGCAATAGTTAAAGGGAAAATTCACATTGTTCAATTTGATTTCGTTAGAAACGGTTACATTATAGTAGTAGGTGGAGGGACAATTAAAAGAGTCTATTTTGATGATGGTATAGAGCTTATAAAAAATATGGAGATGACAGAAGTGTCTTTTTACAGAACGGGGGTTCCTGGTAAAAGCGGCACTATTAGGCTGAAGAATAGTAAGAACAAAACATATGAAGTAGTGGTGACTCCTGTAGTGGGAAAAGTAAATATAAAGAAATAA
- a CDS encoding prepilin-type N-terminal cleavage/methylation domain-containing protein: MKNKGFSLVEIIIGISLIGIISVFTFSIISFSLNGFSAVREKNTMIHIGEMVIEKLKINDPYIIEIIEDVEEYGQSYYLEEDFDRDKYSVLITKKYSSEGHIEVIVKVILLNQGKDIYVEFKAAISKQERI, translated from the coding sequence GTGAAGAATAAAGGATTTAGTTTAGTCGAAATCATCATAGGAATTTCCTTAATCGGAATTATTTCAGTTTTTACTTTCTCAATAATTTCATTTTCCTTAAATGGATTTTCAGCAGTAAGAGAAAAAAATACAATGATTCATATTGGTGAAATGGTAATAGAAAAACTAAAGATTAATGATCCATATATAATAGAGATAATAGAAGATGTTGAAGAGTATGGACAGTCATATTACCTAGAAGAAGATTTTGATAGGGACAAATATTCCGTATTAATCACTAAAAAATATAGTAGTGAAGGTCATATTGAAGTAATTGTTAAAGTTATTCTTTTAAATCAGGGGAAAGATATATATGTTGAATTCAAAGCAGCAATTTCAAAACAGGAAAGGATTTAG
- a CDS encoding prepilin-type N-terminal cleavage/methylation domain-containing protein: MLNSKQQFQNRKGFSLIEFVLVIGISSMIILIIFSLYNISTNALIYADEKNETLLYGRYIIDYIKYEVRNADLIIKSDKIVDLDIRYPNNIGFVIMVDRGEKYYENNHEKRYGYHTYHLKGNLFERIAYNSNNAKYPKASQFSGYNGVYDKVYSIDDTILHYDNKLLLLSVTLGIDEKDTSTYKSTIYLYNKLDY, translated from the coding sequence ATGTTGAATTCAAAGCAGCAATTTCAAAACAGGAAAGGATTTAGTTTAATAGAATTTGTTTTGGTAATTGGTATATCTTCTATGATTATATTAATCATATTTTCTTTATATAATATTTCTACTAATGCATTAATTTATGCTGATGAGAAGAATGAAACTTTATTATATGGAAGGTACATAATTGATTATATAAAATATGAGGTTAGAAATGCGGATTTGATAATAAAGTCAGATAAAATAGTAGATTTAGATATAAGGTATCCCAATAATATTGGTTTTGTTATTATGGTTGATAGAGGAGAGAAGTATTATGAAAACAATCATGAAAAGAGATATGGATATCACACTTATCATCTAAAAGGAAATTTATTTGAGCGAATTGCCTACAATAGTAATAACGCCAAATATCCTAAGGCATCCCAATTTAGTGGATATAATGGAGTTTATGATAAAGTTTATTCTATAGATGACACTATTCTACATTATGACAATAAACTATTGCTACTATCAGTGACATTAGGTATTGATGAAAAAGATACTAGTACATATAAATCAACTATTTACCTTTATAATAAATTAGATTACTAG
- a CDS encoding shikimate kinase: MKNIILIGMSGVGKSNKGKYLAKKLGWKFIDTDEIIEDKYKMSIDNIFSKFGEDYFRTIESNVIKEISILDKTVISTGGGAVTRAINIEYLKQNGYIFLLLGKIQTLADNLNKSNVVRPLLKGSSDLNVKLEKLYKSREEQYLISSDVIIHIDEKSMEEVCKEILMEYDRISKLFSSCGK, from the coding sequence ATGAAAAATATAATATTAATTGGCATGAGCGGTGTAGGGAAATCAAATAAAGGTAAATATTTAGCTAAGAAACTTGGTTGGAAGTTTATTGATACTGATGAAATAATAGAAGATAAATATAAAATGTCTATAGATAATATTTTTTCTAAATTTGGTGAAGATTATTTTAGGACTATTGAATCAAATGTAATAAAAGAAATTTCAATTCTAGATAAAACGGTTATTTCTACTGGAGGAGGGGCTGTTACAAGGGCAATAAATATAGAATATCTCAAACAAAATGGATATATCTTCTTATTATTGGGGAAAATACAAACATTAGCTGATAACTTAAACAAAAGTAATGTTGTCAGACCTCTTTTGAAAGGTAGTTCAGATTTAAATGTCAAACTGGAGAAATTGTATAAAAGTAGAGAAGAACAATATCTAATATCAAGTGATGTTATTATTCATATAGATGAAAAATCAATGGAAGAAGTATGTAAAGAAATTCTTATGGAATACGATAGAATAAGTAAATTATTTTCTTCTTGTGGTAAATAG
- the efp gene encoding elongation factor P has translation MISAGDFRKGVTFQWDGDVYQIIDFQHVKPGKGAAFVRTKIRSVLSGGSKEVTFNPTERFEKAEIITKEMQYLYSDGELYYFMDLGTYEQLPLDVEAVEEAIKWIRENDIATIRLYQGKAFEVLPPNFVELEVTESEPGIKGDTSSGATKPATVETGVTLNVPLFVNVGDKIKIDTRTGEYLSRV, from the coding sequence TTGATATCAGCAGGAGATTTTAGAAAAGGGGTTACTTTTCAGTGGGATGGCGACGTATATCAGATAATCGATTTTCAACATGTTAAGCCAGGTAAAGGAGCTGCCTTTGTAAGAACAAAGATTAGAAGCGTATTATCAGGAGGATCTAAAGAAGTTACATTTAACCCTACTGAAAGATTTGAAAAAGCAGAAATTATTACGAAAGAAATGCAGTACCTATATAGTGATGGAGAACTATATTATTTCATGGACCTTGGCACTTATGAACAATTACCTTTAGACGTGGAAGCTGTTGAGGAAGCAATTAAATGGATAAGAGAAAATGATATTGCGACAATTAGATTATACCAAGGGAAAGCATTTGAGGTTTTACCACCTAATTTTGTTGAGCTTGAGGTTACTGAATCAGAACCAGGAATAAAGGGAGATACATCATCAGGGGCAACAAAGCCTGCAACAGTAGAAACAGGTGTGACTCTAAATGTTCCGTTATTTGTTAATGTAGGCGATAAAATAAAGATAGATACAAGAACTGGAGAATACTTATCCAGAGTTTAG
- a CDS encoding CD1247 N-terminal domain-containing protein, which produces MDYLLQKVAYLKGLVEGLGIDDSTREGKVLVNIVDTLEAFADVINDVVEEQEDLEEYVNFIDEDLADVEEDIYGDDEYDDFDDDFDDYDCCDDEDCCCHDYDDDFEDEE; this is translated from the coding sequence ATGGATTACTTACTACAAAAAGTTGCTTATTTAAAAGGTTTAGTTGAAGGTCTAGGAATTGATGATTCAACTAGAGAGGGTAAAGTATTAGTTAACATCGTAGATACTCTTGAAGCATTTGCTGACGTTATTAACGATGTAGTAGAAGAGCAAGAAGATTTGGAAGAATATGTGAACTTCATAGACGAAGATCTTGCTGATGTTGAAGAAGACATCTATGGTGATGATGAGTATGATGATTTCGATGATGATTTTGATGATTATGATTGTTGCGACGATGAAGATTGTTGTTGCCACGATTATGATGATGATTTTGAAGACGAAGAATAA
- the spoIIIAA gene encoding stage III sporulation protein AA, which translates to MVDKIFDSVIENFTLDIKHSLSSLPDSFKDNIEEVRLRINAPLSIYVKGRDYFVTNEGKVTDNPKKGMTMDFDQLNKTFQIVCNYSIYALSEEIKNGFITIRGGHRVGIGGKIIYGNMDIETIKNISSLNFRIAREKKGISNGIIKYLMKDQEFLNTLIISPPQCGKTTLLRDIIRNLSNGMKDYNIRGHKIGLVDERSEIAGVYNGIPQKDVGMRTDILDSCKKSLGIMMLIRAMSPEIIAVDEIGSVNDVEAIEDATRAGIKLIATIHGYSIDDIKGRKALQNIFNEKIFKRYIILDNSKGVGTIKEIMDSNTLKNLLRKEGVI; encoded by the coding sequence ATGGTAGACAAAATTTTTGATTCGGTAATAGAAAACTTCACCTTGGACATTAAACACTCCTTATCTAGTTTACCGGATAGTTTTAAAGATAATATTGAAGAAGTAAGGTTAAGGATAAATGCACCTTTATCAATATATGTGAAGGGTAGGGATTATTTTGTTACCAATGAAGGAAAGGTCACAGACAATCCAAAAAAGGGTATGACAATGGATTTTGATCAACTAAATAAAACCTTTCAAATAGTTTGTAATTATTCAATTTATGCTCTTTCAGAAGAAATAAAGAATGGATTTATAACAATTAGAGGAGGACACAGAGTTGGTATTGGTGGGAAGATTATATATGGGAATATGGATATTGAAACTATTAAAAATATATCCTCTTTAAATTTTAGAATAGCTAGAGAAAAAAAGGGGATATCAAACGGTATTATAAAATATTTAATGAAGGATCAAGAGTTTTTAAATACATTGATTATATCCCCTCCACAATGTGGAAAGACCACTTTACTTAGAGACATAATAAGAAATTTAAGCAATGGTATGAAAGATTACAATATAAGAGGACATAAAATAGGATTAGTAGATGAGAGATCTGAAATTGCAGGAGTATATAATGGAATACCACAGAAGGATGTTGGAATGAGAACTGATATTTTAGACTCCTGTAAGAAATCCTTAGGAATAATGATGTTAATACGTGCGATGTCGCCAGAGATAATAGCAGTTGATGAAATTGGAAGTGTAAATGATGTAGAAGCTATTGAAGATGCAACTAGAGCTGGAATCAAGTTAATTGCAACCATACATGGATATTCTATAGATGATATAAAGGGAAGAAAGGCACTACAGAACATATTTAATGAAAAGATTTTTAAAAGATACATTATACTAGATAACTCAAAAGGTGTTGGGACAATTAAAGAAATTATGGATTCTAACACTTTAAAAAACCTATTAAGAAAAGAGGGAGTAATATGA
- a CDS encoding stage III sporulation protein AB, which translates to MIMIVIRIFLLFLVLTTCTLMGFAYGGRYGKRVTVLMALHQAIRLLETEIIVFANPLPVAISNISKRISPEINGLFKIILDEMQNNQSGDLYYSFLKTTDYLEKTCLLKADDINVFLSLGKIIGKTNRNDQEQQFKHVYNELDLLILESKEEKNRNEKMYRSLGILLGLGIIIILI; encoded by the coding sequence ATGATTATGATAGTTATAAGAATCTTTCTCCTATTTTTAGTCCTGACAACTTGCACTCTAATGGGTTTTGCATATGGAGGAAGATATGGTAAAAGAGTTACAGTTCTTATGGCTTTACATCAAGCTATTAGATTATTAGAAACTGAGATTATCGTATTTGCTAATCCATTACCTGTTGCAATAAGTAATATTAGCAAACGGATTTCTCCTGAGATTAATGGTTTATTTAAAATTATTTTAGATGAAATGCAAAATAATCAAAGTGGAGATTTATATTATAGCTTTCTAAAGACAACAGACTATCTTGAAAAAACATGTCTATTAAAAGCTGATGATATTAATGTTTTTTTATCCTTAGGAAAAATAATCGGTAAAACAAACAGAAATGACCAAGAACAACAATTCAAGCATGTTTATAATGAACTTGATCTACTTATCTTGGAATCTAAAGAAGAAAAGAATAGAAATGAAAAGATGTACAGGTCCCTTGGTATTCTTTTGGGATTAGGAATTATTATTATTCTAATATAG
- the spoIIIAC gene encoding stage III sporulation protein AC, with amino-acid sequence MDVDLIFRIAAIGMLTAILHMVLEKSGKQEYAYLTTLVGVIIVLGVVINLVSQLFTDVKVLFRLY; translated from the coding sequence ATGGATGTTGATTTAATATTTAGGATTGCAGCAATTGGAATGTTAACAGCTATACTACATATGGTGCTGGAAAAGTCAGGGAAGCAGGAATATGCTTATTTGACAACTTTAGTAGGGGTAATAATTGTTTTAGGTGTTGTTATAAATCTTGTCAGTCAGTTATTTACAGATGTAAAGGTATTATTTAGGCTTTATTAG
- the spoIIIAD gene encoding stage III sporulation protein AD, translating to MEIFQIVGIGIIATILIVILKQTRPEFAILVSVITGILIFMYILPHLAYVIDTISSLSSRVNVDFSYFNTLLKIIGMAYIVEFASQISRDAGQDSIAMKIELGGKVLIMVLAIPILLALLDLIIKILP from the coding sequence ATGGAGATATTTCAAATTGTTGGAATTGGAATTATAGCAACTATATTAATTGTTATATTAAAACAAACAAGACCTGAATTTGCAATTTTAGTGTCTGTAATAACTGGCATACTAATTTTCATGTATATATTACCACATCTTGCCTATGTTATTGATACTATAAGTAGTTTATCTAGCAGAGTTAATGTTGATTTTAGTTATTTTAATACACTATTAAAAATAATTGGAATGGCATATATTGTAGAATTTGCATCGCAGATATCCAGAGATGCCGGTCAAGACTCAATTGCAATGAAGATAGAGCTTGGAGGTAAGGTTCTTATTATGGTATTAGCTATTCCGATTTTACTAGCATTATTAGATCTTATTATTAAAATACTACCCTAG
- the spoIIIAE gene encoding stage III sporulation protein AE — protein MKKTIYLILFLILIPSIVYGMDNISGSIVEEQLEFFDTSEFQNLIDDVLTRNDYLQSISIKDILKKLINGEEVINWESISSSLGSLFLSEIKTNLSFLSKILVIAIISAILTNLQGTFENSSVSSLANYITYIVIAILVVGSFYQLINVAKDTVNLLVTFMEIILPILLTFLVLAGGPNTKILFHPMIIAVVNIIGELIKNVIFPLIYFSFIICILSNISNRKEFRKLSDLGRQIIIFIISAAFTVFIGIITIYGLSSKIDGISIRTAKFAIDTLVPIVGGFLSDAVETVIGSSTILKNGIGIIGLFILIIITIFPIIKIAALLLIYKIVGAVIEPIVSSNISNFFSDVSKSLLLVLISMVSVAIMFFITITVIVDTGNNLLMLR, from the coding sequence ATGAAAAAAACTATTTATTTAATATTGTTTTTGATTTTAATACCAAGTATTGTATACGGTATGGATAATATCAGTGGATCTATTGTTGAAGAACAATTAGAATTCTTTGATACTTCTGAATTCCAGAATTTAATCGATGATGTTCTAACTAGAAATGATTATTTACAGAGTATCAGTATTAAAGACATATTAAAAAAACTTATTAATGGTGAAGAAGTAATTAATTGGGAGTCCATCTCCAGTTCATTGGGGAGTTTATTTCTAAGTGAAATAAAAACGAACTTGTCATTTTTATCTAAGATCCTTGTAATTGCAATAATTTCAGCAATTCTTACGAATTTACAAGGAACATTTGAGAATTCATCAGTAAGTAGCCTAGCTAATTATATTACATATATAGTTATTGCAATTTTAGTTGTTGGAAGTTTTTATCAGTTGATTAATGTTGCAAAGGATACTGTAAATTTACTTGTAACTTTTATGGAAATAATTTTACCTATTTTATTAACATTCCTAGTACTGGCTGGAGGACCAAATACAAAAATATTATTCCATCCGATGATAATAGCTGTTGTCAATATAATAGGAGAGCTTATTAAAAATGTAATATTTCCATTAATATATTTTTCATTCATCATATGTATTTTATCCAATATATCAAATCGTAAAGAATTTAGAAAACTGTCTGATTTGGGAAGACAAATAATAATATTTATTATATCAGCTGCATTTACAGTGTTCATTGGAATTATTACAATATACGGATTATCATCTAAGATTGATGGCATATCAATTAGAACAGCAAAATTTGCAATTGATACATTAGTACCTATAGTTGGTGGATTCCTATCTGATGCAGTAGAAACTGTCATAGGATCATCAACAATATTAAAAAATGGGATTGGAATTATTGGCTTATTCATTTTAATTATAATAACAATTTTCCCTATAATAAAAATTGCAGCTTTATTGCTTATATATAAAATAGTTGGGGCAGTAATTGAACCAATAGTTTCTTCTAACATTTCTAACTTTTTTAGCGACGTTAGTAAATCATTATTGTTAGTGCTTATAAGTATGGTATCCGTTGCAATTATGTTTTTTATAACTATAACAGTTATCGTTGATACGGGAAATAATTTACTAATGCTTAGGTAG
- the spoIIIAF gene encoding stage III sporulation protein AF, translating into MIEIIKEFVSEWIRNLVILLIIISIVDIVMPKGKMKRYVDFVVGLLIIFTIINPFISLNNLSQNLEQEVSVFNYDDFYDKSLIAAQEDQVKSIYLKNLNNQIINLIEDETEYSVEAVKISTEANEENIFVIDEVFINLYPKEDKSHSEIKIDKISVGNDEDIPVYSSLDPQIGELVSDYLQIQLENINISINDKEDNHGRND; encoded by the coding sequence GTGATAGAAATTATTAAGGAATTCGTTAGTGAATGGATTAGGAATTTAGTTATACTGTTAATCATTATCAGCATAGTAGATATCGTAATGCCTAAGGGAAAGATGAAGAGATATGTTGATTTTGTAGTTGGTTTATTAATTATATTTACAATAATTAATCCTTTTATAAGCTTGAATAATTTAAGTCAAAATCTAGAACAGGAAGTAAGTGTTTTTAATTATGATGATTTCTATGATAAATCACTAATAGCTGCTCAAGAAGATCAGGTGAAATCTATATATCTAAAAAATCTTAATAATCAAATCATTAATTTAATTGAAGATGAGACTGAATACTCCGTGGAAGCTGTAAAGATATCCACTGAGGCAAATGAAGAAAATATCTTTGTAATCGATGAAGTATTTATAAATTTATATCCTAAGGAAGATAAATCGCATTCGGAAATTAAAATAGATAAAATATCAGTTGGTAATGATGAAGATATACCTGTTTATTCAAGTTTGGATCCTCAAATAGGAGAACTTGTTTCGGATTATCTTCAAATTCAGTTAGAAAACATAAATATATCAATAAATGATAAGGAGGATAATCATGGAAGAAATGATTAA